Proteins from one Panicum virgatum strain AP13 chromosome 7K, P.virgatum_v5, whole genome shotgun sequence genomic window:
- the LOC120642213 gene encoding transportin-1, translating into MAAPALWQPQEQGLREICTLLEAHISPNSDQARIWQQLQHYSQFPDFNNYLVFLLARGEGKSIEVRQAAGLLLKNNLRATFSSMPVPSQQYIKSELLPCIGATNRAIRSTVGTVISVLFQIVRVAGWIELFQALHKCLDSNDLDHMEGAMDAIYKICEDVPEELDIDVAGLPERPINVFMPRILQFFQSPHASLRKLALGCINQYIVVMPSALYMSMDQYLQGLFNLAKDPSADVRKLVCSAWVQLIEVRPSILEPHLKNVTELILQANKDSDDEVALEACEFWSAYCDVSMPPEGLREFLPRLIPTLLSNMVYADDDESLADAEEDESFPDRDQDLKPRFHASRLHGSETGEDDDDDDAVNVWNLRKCSAAGLDVLSNVFGDNILPTLMPLIEQNLARTDDDSWKERETAVLSLGAIAEGCIAGLYPHLPQIVAFLIPLLDDKFPLIRSITCWTLSRYSKFIVQSLDHPNGREQFDKILMGLLRRILDTNKRVQEAACSAFATLEEEAAEELVPHLEVILQHLMCAYGKYQKRNLRILYDALGTLADAVGAELNQAKYLDIFMPPLITKWQQLQNSDKDLFPLLECFTSIAQALGPGFAQFAEPVFQRCINLIQSQQLAKIDPTAAGSLYDREFIVCSLDLLSGLAEGLGAGIESLVAQSNLRDLLLQCCMDEAADVRQSALALLGDLSRVCPIHLHPRLQEFLTVAAKQLSPQSVKDAVSVANNACWAIGELAIKIGKEIEPVVINVVSCLVPILKSPEGLNKSLIENSAITLGRLSWVCPDIMAPHMDHFMQAWCSALCMIRDDFEKEDAFHGLCAMVAANPSGAVGSLAYICQACASWTEIKSEGLHSEVCQIMNGYKQLLGNSGWEQCMATLEPAVVQRLARYGV; encoded by the exons atggcggcgccggcgctatGGCAGCCGCAGGAGCAAGGGCTCCGCGAGATCTGCACCCTCCTCGAGGCGCATATCTCCCCCAACTCCGACCAAGCCCGCATCTGGCAGCAGCTCCAGCACTACAGCCAGTTCCCCGACTTCAACAACTatctcgtcttcctcctcgcccGCGGAGAG GGGAAATCCATTGAAGTTAGACAGGCTGCTGGCCTTCTACTGAAAAATAATCTGCGAGCGACTTTCAGTTCCATGCCAGTTCCATCCCAGCAGTATATTAAATCTGAGTTGTTACCATGTATCGGGGCAACCAATAGGGCAATTAGATCCACAGTTGGAACAGTGATCAGTGTACTTTTCCAAATTGTTCGAGTTGCTGGGTGGATTGAGTTATTTCAGGCCCTGCACAAGTGTTTGGACAGTAACGACTTGGATCATATGGAAGGTGCTATGGATGCTATATACAAG ATATGTGAGGATGTACCTGAGGAGCTTGACATTGATGTTGCTGGTTTGCCTGAACGACCGATCAATGTATTCATGCCAAGGATACTGCAG TTTTTTCAATCACCACATGCAAGTCTTAGAAAACTAGCATTGGGCTGCATCAACCAGTACATTGTGGTGATGCCATCG GCACTCTACATGTCCATGGATCAGTATCTTCAGGGATTATTCAACCTTGCAAAGGACCCTTCAGCAGATGTCCGGAAACTG GTTTGTTCCGCCTGGGTTCAGCTCATTGAAGTGCGGCCATCAATTCTGGAG CCACATCTAAAAAATGTTACCGAATTGATCCTACAAGCCAATAAAGATTCAGATGATGAGGTTGCTCTGGAGGCTTGTGAATTCTG GTCTGCATACTGTGATGTTAGCATGCCTCCAGAAGGTTTACGGGAATTCTTGCCACGATTAATCCCG ACATTGTTGTCGAACATGGTTTATGCTGATGACGATGAGTCACTTGCTGATGCTGAG GAAGACGAATCCTTTCCGGACAGGGACCAG GATTTGAAGCCCCGCTTCCATGCCTCTCGATTGCATGGATCTGAAACTGGAGAAGATGAT gatgatgatgatgctgtAAATGTCTGGAACTTAAGGAAGTGTAGTGCTGCTGGATTGGATGTCCTGTCTAACGTGTTTGGCGACAACATCCTTCCAACTTTAATGCCTTTGATTGAG CAAAATTTAGCTCGAACAGATGATGATTCTTGGAAAGAAAGAGAAACCGCTGTTTTATCTCTTGGTGCTATAGCAGAAGGATGCATTGCTGGTTTATATCCCCACCTTCCTCAG ATTGTTGCCTTCCTCATACCACTTCTTGACGACAAATTTCCTCTTATACGGAGTATTACATGTTGGACTCTCTCTCGGTACAGCAAATTCATTGTTCAG AGCCTTGATCATCCAAATGGACGCGAACAATTCGATAAGATTCTCATGGGATTGCTCAGAAGGATATTGGATACTAACAAAAGAGTCCAAGAGGCTGCTTGTTCAGCATTTGCAACTCTTGAAGAG GAAGCTGCAGAAGAATTAGTGCCACACTTGGAAGTGATTTTGCAGCACCTCATGTGTGCCTATGGAAAATACCAG AAACGAAATCTCCGGATACTCTATGATGCTCTTGGTACTCTTGCTGATGCAGTTGGTGCAGAACTAAATCAG GCGAAATATCTAGATATATTTATGCCGCCTTTAATCACGAAGTGGCAGCAACTCCAAAATTCTGACAAAGATCTATTTCCTCTCCTTGAATGCTTTACATCTATTGCACAG GCATTAGGACCAGGGTTTGCTCAGTTTGCAGAACCAGTGTTTCAAAGGTGCATCAATCTTATCCAATCCCAACAGTTGGCAAAG ATTGATCCTACGGCAGCTGGCTCGTTGTATGATAGAGAATTCATTGTCTGCTCATTGGACCTACTGTCAGGACTCGCAGAAGGTCTTGGTGCTGGTATTGAAAGTCTC GTTGCACAGAGCAATTTGAGAGATCTACTTTTGCAATGCTGCATGGATGAGGCAGCAGATGTTCGACAAAGTGCTCTTGCCCTCCTTGGAGATCTTTCTAGG GTTTGCCCAATACATTTGCATCCACGCCTTCAAGAATTCCTTACTGTTGCAGCAAAGCAACTG AGCCCTCAATCCGTGAAGGATGCTGTATCAGTCGCTAACAATGCTTGCTGGGCTATTGGAGAATTAGCAATCAAG ATTGGCAAAGAAATCGAACCTGTGGTGATCAATGTTGTTTCTTGCTTGGTTCCCATTCTAAAGTCCCCAGAG GGTTTGAACAAGTCACTTATTGAAAATAGTGCCATCACTCTTGGGAGGCTTAGCTGGGTCTGCCCAGACATCATGGCCCCTCATATGGACCATTTCATGCAAGCGTGGTGCAGTGCCTTGTGCAT GATCAGAGATGATTTTGAGAAAGAGGACGCGTTTCATGGCCTGTGTGCAATG GTGGCAGCAAACCCTTCAGGAGCTGTGGGTTCACTAGCTTACATCTGCCAGGCCTGTGCAAGTTGGACT GAGATCAAAAGTGAAGGTCTTCACAGTGAGGTGTGTCAGATTATGAATGGCTACAAGCAG TTGCTTGGGAACAGTGGGTGGGAGCAGTGCATGGCCACCCTTGAACCAGCAGTTGTGCAGAGATTAGCTCGGTACGGAGTATAA